One Entomomonas asaccharolytica DNA segment encodes these proteins:
- a CDS encoding HU family DNA-binding protein has translation MNKAELVNAIASKAEITQTEANKVLNAVLETITETLKKEESIVLVGFGTFEVKARAARVARNLRTGEPMTIPAKKVPSFRAGKGLKEAVNQAKKPAAKKGKK, from the coding sequence ATGAACAAAGCTGAACTTGTAAATGCAATTGCTAGCAAAGCTGAGATTACTCAAACCGAAGCTAATAAAGTATTAAATGCTGTATTAGAAACTATTACTGAAACTCTAAAAAAAGAAGAGTCTATTGTATTAGTAGGTTTTGGTACTTTTGAAGTAAAAGCTCGTGCTGCACGTGTTGCTAGAAATTTAAGAACTGGCGAACCAATGACTATCCCAGCTAAGAAAGTTCCTAGTTTCAGAGCAGGTAAGGGTTTAAAAGAAGCTGTTAATCAAGCTAAAAAACCTGCTGCTAAAAAGGGCAAGAAATAA
- a CDS encoding MFS transporter yields MSLTSSLSAQQLNLSRLRIAIAFFFCVAGMCFSSWAVRTPFIQEKLQLTKMDWGFLLLCPVSSSLTATLLSSFLIGHFSSRRTTIIAAYLTIFSVLLIGIAPNVWALAGAFILFGAGMGLIDISMNDQAAALERLYQRSIMSSFHGIFSVGAMLGSLLGGLLAKFAITPAYHLLVVAILLVIGVVMNQRYLLHSTDNITDEIKAEIKVPLIVLPKGKLWILGFIASAAVFVEGAMADWSALFLENMGAQEWLAALGLAFFTGTMALGRLFGDRWVDYVGAVRAIQWGAACSVLGLFIALISYFPIIAIVGFALSGIGMAIIFPCLLTLAAKFKTKEMSSAAAIASVAMMGYVMMLLGPPMIGFLAHVVGLHLAFIALLLLSILVLILAGSARTNKN; encoded by the coding sequence ATGTCATTAACATCTAGTTTATCAGCTCAACAATTAAATCTATCTAGATTACGTATTGCTATTGCTTTCTTTTTCTGTGTGGCAGGGATGTGTTTTAGTAGTTGGGCTGTTCGCACGCCTTTTATTCAGGAAAAATTACAATTAACCAAAATGGACTGGGGATTTTTATTATTATGCCCTGTTTCAAGCTCTTTAACGGCTACATTGCTGTCTAGCTTTCTTATTGGACATTTTTCCAGTAGAAGAACCACCATTATCGCTGCTTATTTAACAATATTTTCTGTATTGTTAATTGGTATAGCTCCTAACGTCTGGGCATTAGCTGGCGCTTTTATCTTATTCGGTGCTGGTATGGGGTTAATCGATATCTCTATGAATGATCAGGCAGCTGCCTTAGAGCGTTTATATCAGCGATCAATTATGTCATCCTTTCATGGTATTTTTAGTGTAGGTGCTATGCTAGGATCGCTATTAGGTGGACTATTAGCAAAGTTTGCTATAACACCTGCTTATCATCTTTTGGTAGTGGCAATTTTACTCGTTATAGGTGTTGTTATGAATCAAAGGTATTTGTTGCATTCAACCGATAATATTACGGATGAAATTAAGGCTGAGATTAAAGTGCCACTAATTGTCTTGCCCAAAGGTAAATTATGGATTCTCGGTTTTATAGCCTCTGCTGCTGTATTTGTGGAAGGTGCAATGGCAGATTGGTCAGCTTTATTTCTTGAAAATATGGGCGCTCAAGAGTGGTTGGCTGCGTTAGGCTTGGCTTTTTTTACGGGAACTATGGCTTTAGGCCGTTTATTTGGTGATCGTTGGGTAGATTATGTGGGTGCGGTTAGAGCAATACAATGGGGAGCTGCTTGTTCAGTACTAGGGTTATTTATTGCTTTAATTAGTTATTTCCCAATTATTGCTATTGTTGGATTTGCTTTATCGGGTATTGGTATGGCAATTATTTTCCCTTGTTTACTGACATTAGCTGCAAAGTTTAAAACTAAAGAAATGTCATCTGCGGCTGCCATAGCCTCAGTAGCCATGATGGGCTATGTGATGATGTTATTAGGCCCGCCAATGATAGGGTTTTTAGCCCATGTTGTAGGCTTGCATTTGGCGTTTATTGCGTTATTGCTATTGAGTATTTTGGTGCTAATTTTAGCAGGATCTGCGAGGACTAATAAAAATTAG